Proteins co-encoded in one Capsicum annuum cultivar UCD-10X-F1 chromosome 9, UCD10Xv1.1, whole genome shotgun sequence genomic window:
- the LOC107841646 gene encoding putative late blight resistance protein homolog R1B-16, whose protein sequence is MSEVVEQLKVIQAEFSDISRTVKSETVCDVQVGSSCVLSRTNAPTLNDDVVVGFNDVEEKIIDGLTRGMTERDVISIVGMPGLGKTTLAKKVFNDEKVLNYFDKHAWCYVSEVYKRKELLLEILSQVLEDVDEATKMKDDADLVELLYRKLKGKRYLIVLDDLWDVKAWDDLQRSFTDDDNGSRILVTSRRQHLASQVESDTKPDNYPTPLRFSLLKKAGSYYKKRFLQQIIVPNLKEPGIYANCKKLSWTSSCCYTGSWDSGFVSKTEGKSFEDVAEDYLTDLIGRSLVVATKKRTNGSVKVCHVHDLLREYCKRKAEENNFFELLYKKDKRTYRDNLDDILESTYSIS, encoded by the exons ATGTCTGAGGTTGTAGAGCAACTTAAGGTGATTCAGGCAGAGTTCAGTGACATATCTAGAACAGTAAAATCTGAAACAGTTTGTGATGTTCAAGTGGGTTCCAGCTGTGTATTATCACGAACTAATGCTCCAACGCTCAACGATGATGTAGTGGTGGGTTTCAATGATGTGGAAGAAAAGATCATTGATGGCCTTACCAGAGGGATGACGGAGCGTGATGTAATTTCAATTGTTGGCATGCCTGGACTTGGCAAGACGACTCTTGCAAAGAAAGTGTTCAATGATGAAAAGGTTCTCAATTACTTTGACAAACATGCATGGTGTTATGTTTCTGAAgtatataaaaggaaagaattGCTCTTGGAGATTTTATCCCAAGTTCTCGAGGATGTTGATGAAGCGACTAAAATGAAGGATGATGCGGATTTAGTCGAACTGTTGTATAGAAAGTTAAAGGGGAAGAGGTACCTAATTGTTTTAGACGATCTTTGGGATGTCAAGGCTTGGGATGACTTGCAGAGGTCGTTTACAGACGATGATAATGGTAGTAGAATACTGGTCACAAGTCGGCGGCAACATTTGGCTTCACAGGTTGAATCTGATACGAAACCTGATAATTATCCTACTCCTCTTCGTTTTTCACTGTTGAAGAAAGCTGGGAGTTATTACAAAAAAAggtttttgcaacagattattgtCCCAAATCTGAAGGAACCTGGAATATATGCGAATTGCAAGAAGTTGTCTTGGACTTCCTCTTGCTGTTACACTGGTAGCTGGGATTCT GGTTTTGTTTCAAAAACAGAAGGCAAGAGCTTTGAGGATGTAGCAGAGGACTACTTAACAGACTTGATAGGAAGAAGCCTGGTCGTGGCTACCAAAAAGAGAACAAATGGCTCCGTTAAAGTCTGCCATGTTCATGATCTGTTGCGTGAATATTGCAAGAGAAAAGCTgaagaaaataacttttttgagcTTCTATATAAAAAGGATAAACGCACTTACCGTGATaatttagatgatattttggagtCTACATACTCTATTTCCTGA